Part of the Candidatus Dadabacteria bacterium genome is shown below.
CCTGCAGTATAACGACACTTACAGGGAAACCATATTCTGCTACGCGAACAACATAAACAACGTGGAGGGCGGAACCCATCTCTCGGGTTTCCGGACTTCTCTTACGAGGACCATAAACAGGTATGCCGAGGAGAAGAACCTTCTTAAGAATCTCAAGATGGCCATTGCCGGAGAGGACGTGAGGGAGGGTCTGGTGGCTGTTGTGAGCGTAAAGATCCCGGATCCGAAATTTGAAGGCCAGACCAAAACGAAGCTCGGAAACACTTCCGTAAGGGGCATCGTCGAGTCTTTGCTTAACGATAAGCTTCGGGTGTTCTTTGAAGAGAATCCCCCTGTGGCCAGAAGAATCGTGGAAAAAACGATAGAAGCCGCAAGAGCAAGGAACGCCGCGAGAAAGGCAAAGGAGCTTACTAGGAGAAAGAGCGCCCTTGAGTCCGGCGCGCTTCCCGGAAAGCTCGCCGACTGCCAGGAGCGCGACCCCGAGAAAAGCGAACTTTACATAGTCGAGGGGGAGTCGGCGGGCGGATCCGCGAAACAGGCAAGAGACAGGCACAATCAGGCCATTCTGCCGCTTAAGGGGAAAATCCTGAACGTCGAGAAGGCTAGGCTTGACAAGATGCTTGCCAACGAGGAAATCCGCACCACGATCACCGTTCTGGGCACCGGGATAGGGGAGGAGGAAGGCGACTTCGACATATCGAAGATACGCTACCACAAGATAATACTGATGACCGACGCGGACGTTGACGGATCGCACATAAGGACTCTTCTTCTCACGCTGTTTTACCGCTATTTCAGAGAAGTAATAGAAAAGGGATATCTCTACGTCGCGCAGCCTCCTCTGTACCTTGTGAGAAAGGGAAGAAAGGAAACTTATCTCAAGGACGATCAGGAATACGAGGAACTTCTCGTCAAGCTCGGAGTCGAAGGCCTTGAAATCGCCTCTGGAGGCACAAACGGTCACGCAAGGCAGATCAAGGGACAGAAGCTTTTCGATCTCGTGCAGAAAGCCATCAGGTACGGGAAACTTCTTGACCGCATGAGCAGGTGGGGGAGAAATAGGGGGATAGTTGACGGTTTCGCCAGAAGAGTCGATCTCGGCAAGACCAACCTCAGGATTGGCAACGAAGCCTCCCTGGATGCTCATCTTGTCGGAATAAAGCAATGGCTCGAAGAGAGCTATCCCGACATAGTTGATCTTGACTGGACGCTTGGAGAAGACACGGAACATAATTCAAACAGCATCGAATATGACTTCAGGGAAAACGGAAGGGTAAGCTCCTGCCTGATTGATTTTAACTTTCTCGCCTCTCCCGATTTCAGGGAGCTCAGGAAGCTTGCCGAGTCGCTTAGCCCGCTCTGGGACTCTGCCTGCCATATAGTTGATAACAGCGAAGAAAAAGAGATTGGAAGTCTCGAGAAGTTCGTTGAACTCATCATGGAAAGGGGGAAGAAGGGTCAGTTCATACAGAGGTATAAAGGTCTCGGGGAGATGAACCCGGAGCAGCTTTGGTCAACTACCATGAATCCCGAGAACAGGGTGCTGAAACAGGTTCAGGTTGACGATGCTGTTGAAGCGGACGAGATATTCTCGAAGCTCATGGGTGATCAGGTAGAACCCAGAAAAGAGTTTATTGAATTAAACGCTCTTAGGGTCAGCAATCTGGATATCTGATAGACCGAACTGGGAGTTGTATGGGAAGGGAACTATCAGTTCTATAGACCAGAATCGTTGCAAGCCCAAATGAAAATATCTCAGAACACCCTAACTCTTCCGCCCAATATCGGGCGGACCATCGTCAGAAAAAGTGCCCTAATAGCTTGC
Proteins encoded:
- the gyrB gene encoding DNA topoisomerase (ATP-hydrolyzing) subunit B; translated protein: MGELRQNNGYGDDYTAEQIKVLPGLEAVRKRPDMYIGDTNSRGFHHLVFEVLDNSVDESLAGFCGNISVTVHVDESITVEDDGRGIPVDIHEETGKPAVEVVMTMLHAGGKFDSKVYQVSGGLHGVGVTVVNALSENLSIEIKREGDVWYQEYEKGEAVKDLKNTGKTKKSGTKIHFKPDSGIFEVSEFNYDILAHRIRELAFLNKGLRITLNDERTDRSQEFFYEGGIVAFVEELNQNRKALHPEVIYVAGERDSTVVEVALQYNDTYRETIFCYANNINNVEGGTHLSGFRTSLTRTINRYAEEKNLLKNLKMAIAGEDVREGLVAVVSVKIPDPKFEGQTKTKLGNTSVRGIVESLLNDKLRVFFEENPPVARRIVEKTIEAARARNAARKAKELTRRKSALESGALPGKLADCQERDPEKSELYIVEGESAGGSAKQARDRHNQAILPLKGKILNVEKARLDKMLANEEIRTTITVLGTGIGEEEGDFDISKIRYHKIILMTDADVDGSHIRTLLLTLFYRYFREVIEKGYLYVAQPPLYLVRKGRKETYLKDDQEYEELLVKLGVEGLEIASGGTNGHARQIKGQKLFDLVQKAIRYGKLLDRMSRWGRNRGIVDGFARRVDLGKTNLRIGNEASLDAHLVGIKQWLEESYPDIVDLDWTLGEDTEHNSNSIEYDFRENGRVSSCLIDFNFLASPDFRELRKLAESLSPLWDSACHIVDNSEEKEIGSLEKFVELIMERGKKGQFIQRYKGLGEMNPEQLWSTTMNPENRVLKQVQVDDAVEADEIFSKLMGDQVEPRKEFIELNALRVSNLDI